From Candidatus Korarchaeota archaeon NZ13-K, a single genomic window includes:
- a CDS encoding phosphoesterase, which yields MTVRMFFAADIHGNTVVWRKWLNAVNVYRANVIILAGDLTGKAIVPIFDKGDHYEAEIVGRKYYARSSEELKELMDRIESFSYYYAVLTPEEIQEIAADPKKQEELFKKLMIERIAKWLDLLIEKVDVRNVTSIVMPGNDDEQYIDETIKSYEDRGIIYPLDKTVELNYGYQIVSHEYVNPTPWNTPREAPEDKLEKMLKEKIERSGIKDFSKALFNFHCPPVDTKLDLAPKLDKNLKPVYVGGKPVLVHVGSKAVRKVIEKYQPLMGLHGHIHESYASDKIGKTVVVNPGSEYSEGLLRGFVIELEPEGLKNYWKIEG from the coding sequence CGGGAACACCGTGGTCTGGAGGAAGTGGTTGAACGCGGTCAACGTTTACAGGGCCAACGTGATAATACTTGCGGGAGACCTGACGGGCAAGGCGATAGTCCCGATATTCGACAAGGGAGACCATTATGAGGCTGAGATAGTGGGTAGGAAGTACTACGCGAGGAGCAGCGAGGAGCTGAAGGAGCTGATGGACAGGATAGAGAGCTTCTCATATTACTACGCTGTGCTCACTCCTGAGGAGATACAAGAGATCGCAGCGGACCCGAAGAAGCAGGAGGAGCTATTCAAGAAGCTGATGATAGAGAGGATAGCCAAGTGGCTCGATCTCCTCATAGAGAAGGTGGATGTGCGGAACGTCACCTCCATAGTGATGCCCGGGAACGATGATGAGCAGTACATAGATGAGACGATAAAGAGCTACGAGGACAGGGGGATAATATACCCGCTCGACAAGACCGTCGAGCTTAACTACGGTTACCAGATAGTGAGTCACGAGTACGTCAACCCGACACCCTGGAACACCCCCAGGGAGGCCCCAGAGGACAAGCTCGAGAAGATGCTCAAGGAGAAGATAGAGAGGTCCGGCATAAAGGACTTCTCCAAGGCCCTATTCAACTTCCACTGCCCTCCTGTTGACACAAAGCTCGACCTGGCGCCCAAGCTGGACAAGAACCTGAAGCCCGTCTACGTGGGCGGCAAGCCCGTGCTGGTGCACGTTGGCTCCAAGGCCGTCAGGAAGGTGATCGAGAAGTATCAGCCCCTGATGGGGCTTCACGGTCACATACATGAGAGTTACGCGAGCGACAAGATAGGGAAGACCGTGGTGGTCAACCCCGGGAGCGAGTACAGCGAGGGCCTGCTCAGGGGGTTCGTCATAGAGCTCGAGCCGGAAGGCCTGAAGAACTACTGGAAGATAGAGGGTTGA